A part of Caldicellulosiruptor owensensis OL genomic DNA contains:
- a CDS encoding site-specific integrase has protein sequence MRNETIYYPVLLALHTGMSAGEIVSLKWCDVNFETRIISVVKTEHKNKGLKMVNLKTKTSKRAVYMNDVLYDELKNLCEITKPKPDDFVCPRLPTGNLTVEYLSKRFKKLVKRYNFSVIRFHDLRHTFATLMLSLGVNTKIVAEILGHSDIKLTADTYSHLLPTMQESAMKEFVKLWK, from the coding sequence ATCAGAAACGAAACTATTTACTATCCAGTACTACTTGCACTACATACTGGCATGAGTGCTGGAGAAATAGTATCGCTCAAATGGTGCGATGTTAATTTTGAAACACGAATAATTAGTGTTGTTAAGACAGAGCATAAAAATAAAGGTTTAAAAATGGTGAATCTAAAAACTAAAACTTCAAAACGTGCCGTGTATATGAATGATGTTCTATACGATGAACTTAAAAATCTATGTGAAATCACCAAGCCAAAGCCTGATGATTTTGTCTGCCCAAGACTTCCTACTGGCAACCTGACAGTTGAATACTTGTCAAAAAGATTTAAAAAATTAGTAAAAAGATATAACTTTTCGGTTATTAGATTTCACGATTTGCGTCATACTTTCGCAACATTAATGTTGTCATTGGGGGTAAATACTAAAATTGTTGCTGAGATTTTAGGTCACAGCGACATCAAACTCACAGCTGATACTTACTCTCATCTCCTACCAACTATGCAGGAAAGTGCAATGAAAGAATTTGTTAAGCTATGGAAATAA
- a CDS encoding ABC transporter substrate-binding protein, whose product MKCKKMFVILLTITFMVSVLTLGFSFGKAATSKKLITITTHTTSNQPPAVADLYKKKLREKFGIDLKTIYIPQSDYVTKMSLLFASNMAPDWIRALRPEYNLNEWIAAGYLIGFTPEEIKKRWPNYLKIWTKEEWDYLYKIVRYSDGKVYSFHGRRIAPVDMAFLYRKEIFDKYNLKFPTTVDEFYKTCILLRQKTGKVVYLHANAVSGNLSLWAFTGIFLMYGLPELAPRQISYVDPLTKKFVPFAFNQSNYRQALILINKLYKAGCIWKEYATATRDQLDKFRTQGQGIIMWAYPANIGTYNNLYRNTDKDTNWVWSKDVPTAYPGKAYFFKRNPLHFADGNGFNSSISKEKLERLLQYLNWALSEEGQIFHTYGEYGVTYKKEGDKYVYLNHIQTPTNPSGKYSLQDYGFPFAAPNGFMVAYPQAVETYAPIYAELAKTFMNRPKYYYIREEPMMFTKEEMAERAELESNIMAVVDEYCMKFVTGQLDPSNNKDWQQYLNVLNKIGLQRLITIRINAYNRAKK is encoded by the coding sequence ATGAAATGCAAAAAAATGTTTGTGATTTTACTGACAATTACTTTTATGGTTTCTGTTTTAACCTTAGGATTCTCATTTGGGAAAGCAGCTACTTCGAAAAAATTAATCACGATCACTACTCATACCACCTCTAATCAACCGCCTGCAGTGGCAGATTTATACAAAAAGAAGTTGAGAGAAAAATTTGGAATAGATTTAAAAACCATTTATATTCCTCAAAGTGATTATGTTACTAAAATGTCTTTACTTTTTGCAAGTAATATGGCACCAGATTGGATACGGGCGCTTAGACCAGAATATAATTTAAACGAATGGATAGCTGCAGGATATTTAATTGGCTTTACACCGGAGGAAATAAAAAAGAGATGGCCGAACTACTTAAAGATATGGACAAAAGAAGAATGGGATTACCTTTACAAAATAGTACGTTATAGTGATGGTAAGGTATATTCATTTCATGGAAGAAGAATTGCACCAGTTGATATGGCTTTCTTATATAGGAAAGAAATATTCGATAAATACAATTTGAAGTTCCCAACTACAGTTGATGAATTTTACAAAACATGTATATTATTGCGCCAGAAAACTGGAAAGGTTGTATATTTACACGCGAATGCTGTCTCTGGTAACTTAAGTCTTTGGGCATTTACAGGAATATTTTTGATGTATGGTTTACCTGAACTTGCACCACGACAGATTTCTTATGTAGACCCGCTTACCAAAAAGTTTGTGCCTTTTGCATTTAATCAGAGCAACTATCGCCAAGCTCTAATTTTGATAAACAAACTTTATAAAGCAGGTTGCATTTGGAAAGAATATGCTACAGCAACTCGTGATCAGTTAGATAAGTTTAGAACCCAAGGGCAAGGAATAATTATGTGGGCATATCCTGCAAATATAGGAACTTACAATAATCTATATAGAAATACAGATAAAGATACAAACTGGGTATGGTCCAAGGATGTACCAACAGCATATCCTGGAAAAGCTTACTTTTTCAAAAGAAATCCTTTGCATTTTGCAGATGGCAACGGATTTAATTCAAGTATAAGCAAAGAAAAATTGGAAAGGCTTCTTCAATATTTAAATTGGGCACTGAGTGAAGAAGGACAGATATTCCACACTTATGGTGAATATGGTGTTACTTATAAAAAAGAAGGGGATAAATATGTATATCTAAACCATATTCAAACTCCAACCAATCCTTCAGGAAAGTATAGTTTACAAGATTATGGTTTTCCATTTGCAGCGCCAAACGGCTTTATGGTAGCATATCCTCAAGCTGTAGAAACATATGCTCCTATATATGCAGAACTTGCGAAAACGTTTATGAATAGACCAAAATATTATTATATAAGAGAAGAACCCATGATGTTTACAAAAGAAGAAATGGCAGAAAGGGCTGAGCTAGAATCAAATATTATGGCAGTTGTGGATGAGTATTGCATGAAATTTGTAACAGGTCAGTTAGATCCGAGCAATAACAAAGATTGGCAGCAATATTTGAATGTTTTAAACAAAATTGGGCTACAGCGTTTAATAACAATTAGAATAAATGCATACAACAGGGCTAAGAAATAA
- a CDS encoding carbohydrate ABC transporter permease codes for MVKDNSLSTKILTIIVHTTMIFVLIVTLYPVLNVFASSLSSADANNKGIVTIFPIGFTLDSYKMIFTAGTVPRAFKNSVIYTIVGTLINLILTTSFAYPLSRKNLPLKSFYTWLVIITMYFSGGLIPLFILVKNLGLYDTMWALILPGAISTTNLIIMRTFFQNIPHELEESAYLDGANEFVIFTRIVLPLSKAALATVGLYYAVGHWNSWFNAMIFLSDQKKFPLQLVLRDIIMLAQTLQQAAEAGDLSARQELGLINAKGVKYATLFVSMVPMLAIYPFVQKYFVKGVMIGSLKD; via the coding sequence ATGGTGAAAGATAATTCGTTGTCAACAAAAATTCTAACAATAATTGTACACACTACTATGATATTTGTATTAATAGTTACTTTATATCCTGTGCTAAATGTTTTTGCTTCATCTTTAAGTAGTGCGGATGCAAATAATAAAGGTATAGTTACAATTTTTCCGATTGGTTTTACATTGGATTCATACAAAATGATATTTACAGCAGGGACAGTTCCCAGAGCTTTTAAGAATTCGGTTATTTATACCATTGTAGGAACATTGATTAACCTTATTTTGACAACTTCTTTTGCTTATCCACTGTCAAGAAAAAATTTACCATTAAAATCTTTCTATACTTGGCTTGTTATAATAACTATGTATTTTTCAGGGGGCTTGATTCCACTTTTTATATTAGTCAAAAACTTAGGACTATATGATACTATGTGGGCTTTGATTTTACCAGGTGCAATTAGTACTACTAACTTGATAATTATGCGAACATTCTTCCAAAACATACCTCATGAATTAGAAGAATCAGCATATCTTGATGGTGCAAATGAATTTGTTATATTTACAAGAATAGTTTTACCACTTTCAAAAGCAGCTCTTGCAACTGTAGGACTTTATTATGCTGTTGGGCATTGGAATTCATGGTTTAATGCCATGATATTCTTAAGTGACCAGAAAAAATTTCCTCTGCAGCTTGTCCTGCGTGATATTATAATGCTTGCCCAGACGCTTCAGCAGGCTGCTGAAGCAGGTGATTTGAGTGCAAGACAAGAATTAGGTTTAATCAACGCAAAGGGGGTGAAATATGCAACACTCTTTGTCTCGATGGTACCAATGTTAGCTATATATCCATTTGTACAAAAGTATTTTGTTAAAGGTGTCATGATTGGTTCATTAAAAGATTAA
- a CDS encoding ABC transporter permease — protein sequence MEVTLSQKERFRNRFKEFWKSIKKTKYLHLLALPGVLYYIIFHYIPMYGVIIAFKDYNFRKGILGSEWVGFKHFIRFFENPFFWRLIRNTVLLNIYQIIFVFPLPILFALFLNELRDGFYKRFVQTVSYLPHFISLPAIIGMMVMFLSPTDGIINMILQKMGLPTIYFMADPKWFRPLYIISDIWQHMGWGAIIYIAALSNVNPELYEGAVIDGATRVQMMRYISIPSIMPTIVIMLLLRIGHIMSLGAEKVLLMQSPLNYETSDVISTYVYRRGLVYGEYSYTTAIGLFNSLINLTILIIANKITKKVTETALF from the coding sequence GTGGAAGTTACGTTGTCACAAAAAGAAAGGTTTCGTAATCGTTTTAAAGAATTTTGGAAATCCATAAAAAAGACAAAATATCTTCATCTATTAGCATTACCAGGCGTTCTTTATTACATAATATTTCATTATATTCCTATGTATGGAGTTATTATTGCGTTTAAAGATTATAATTTTAGAAAAGGCATATTGGGAAGTGAGTGGGTAGGATTTAAACACTTTATAAGATTTTTTGAAAATCCGTTCTTTTGGCGGTTGATTAGAAATACAGTTCTTCTAAATATTTACCAGATAATATTTGTATTTCCTTTGCCAATATTATTTGCTCTTTTCCTAAATGAGCTTCGAGACGGTTTTTATAAAAGGTTTGTACAAACGGTTAGTTATTTACCACACTTTATTTCTCTTCCAGCAATAATTGGAATGATGGTAATGTTTTTATCTCCAACAGATGGTATTATAAATATGATACTTCAAAAAATGGGGTTGCCAACTATATATTTTATGGCTGATCCTAAATGGTTTCGACCATTATATATAATAAGTGACATATGGCAACATATGGGTTGGGGAGCAATAATTTATATAGCAGCACTTAGCAATGTAAATCCTGAACTTTATGAAGGTGCTGTAATAGATGGTGCAACAAGAGTGCAGATGATGAGGTATATTTCGATACCATCAATAATGCCCACTATTGTTATAATGCTGCTTTTGCGAATTGGACATATTATGTCACTGGGTGCAGAAAAAGTTTTACTTATGCAAAGTCCGCTTAATTATGAAACATCAGACGTTATAAGTACTTATGTTTATAGAAGAGGACTTGTATATGGTGAATATAGTTATACAACTGCAATAGGTTTATTTAACTCTTTAATTAATCTTACAATACTAATTATAGCAAACAAGATTACAAAAAAAGTTACAGAAACAGCACTCTTTTAG